Within Elusimicrobiota bacterium, the genomic segment TTATTGTCGGCGATACAAAAAATGAAATCATGAACGCCGTAGGAAATGGATCCAAATTCGGCCTTAAAGTAACTTATATCGAGCAAGATGCTCCCTCAGGCCTGGCCCACGCTGTAAAAATTGCTGAAAAATTCATTAAAGGCGATGATTTCGTAATGTATCTGGGAGACAATCTGCTGAGAGACGGGATAATTTCACTAGTTCAAGAATTCAATAAAACAAAACCTAACGCTCAAATAATGTTAGTTAAAGTAAAAAATCCTTCATCCTTCGGCGTAGCTGAATTAAAAGACGGAAAAGTTATAAGACTTATTGAAAAACCCAAGGATCCGCCGTCAGATTTAGCGTTGGCAGGAGTATACATTTTTGACAAAAACATTTTTAAAGCAGTTAACTCTATAAAACCTTCCAAAAGGAATGAATTAGAAATTACTGATGCTATCCAGTACCTTGTAGAACAGGGACTGAATGTAAAGCCCTGTATTGTTACAAGCTGGTGGAAAGACACGGGCAAACTTGAAGATTTACTTGAGGCAAACAGGCTTGTTCTTGAAACCATGGAACAAAAAATAAATGGTAAAGTAGATGAGAAATCCAAAATCGAAGGGCGTGTTGTGCTGGAAAAAGGTTCAGAAGTTGTTAATTCAATTATCCGCGGGCCGGCTATAATCGGCGAAAATACTAAAATTGTAAACTCCTATATAGGCCCTTTTTCTTCGGTTTATTTTAATTGCGAAATTAAAAACAGCGAAATCGAACACACTATTATTTTGGAGAATTCGGTCATTTCGGACGTTGCCAGGATAGAAGACAGCCTGATAGGCCAAAATGTAAGAATAGTCAAAAGCGGAAAGAAACCGCAGGCCTATAGGATTATGGTAGGCGACTCAAGCTGTATTGAATTATAAGCTCGCGCAAACCAGGGAGATTAAAATGATAGAAGGAGCAGTTCTTAAAAAACTCATAGTGCATAAAGATGAAAGAGGCCAGCTCTTTGAAATTATGCGTTCTGATGACGAGCTATTCGAAAAATTCGGGCAATGTTACATAACAGTATGCGCTCCCGGATGGGTCAAGGGCTGGCATTTCC encodes:
- a CDS encoding glucose-1-phosphate thymidylyltransferase, translated to MKALVLSGGKGTRLRPITHTSAKQLVPIANKPILFYGLEFIAQAGIKEVGIIVGDTKNEIMNAVGNGSKFGLKVTYIEQDAPSGLAHAVKIAEKFIKGDDFVMYLGDNLLRDGIISLVQEFNKTKPNAQIMLVKVKNPSSFGVAELKDGKVIRLIEKPKDPPSDLALAGVYIFDKNIFKAVNSIKPSKRNELEITDAIQYLVEQGLNVKPCIVTSWWKDTGKLEDLLEANRLVLETMEQKINGKVDEKSKIEGRVVLEKGSEVVNSIIRGPAIIGENTKIVNSYIGPFSSVYFNCEIKNSEIEHTIILENSVISDVARIEDSLIGQNVRIVKSGKKPQAYRIMVGDSSCIEL